In Thermococcus profundus, the genomic stretch CGGTGGTATCGCCGGCGTTGGCCGAGTTCTGGGAGCTTGAGCTGGATGAGCTGCTCGAACTTGAGCTGCTGGAGCTGCTGCTGCCCTGCTGTTCGTTCAGGTTTATTATCCCGGCGTCGGCAGGCAACAGAACAGTATCAACGTACCCGAAGTCGGCTATTTGGAGGTACCGCTTTCCTGTGAGGTTCTGAGCGAATATCATAACTTTAGCCCCTGGCTCGAGGAACCCTCCGACCACCCTGTCCCTGGTGAGGAGGAGCGCCATCTTGACGAACTTAACCTCATCGACGCGGTATCCCATCAGCTTGGTGTAGTTCATGATGCTTCCTATAACGGCCTTCGCCTGCTCCTTGGTGTAGATCCTCTTTGCTCTATTGAACTCGAGAACAACGTAGTCACCGCTTATTGAGTCGACTTTGTAGTCGTAGTATTCTCTCCAGAGCTGGAGGAGGTACGGGGTCGGGTCGGTACCGTTCACATCGGCGACGGAGTTCGCGCTCTCGACCTGGTCTATGAGGGATTCCTTCACCTGGAGGGCGTGGCTCCTTACTTCGTCAGGCAGGGGCTGGGAGAGGAGGGGCTGGAATGCCAGCTCTATCTCTTCCTTCTTCTTTTCTTTTGCCTGGTTAAGAATTCTAAGCTCCTCCTGCTTTCTCTTCTCCTCGAGCTCCTGCTGGTACTTCTGGTAAACCTGCTGATACGCGGACTTAATATCTATCGCCCTCACCTGATCCACCGATGATGCCGTCACTATCTCCCTCTTGAGTTCGTTGTACTTCGCGGCTCCATAGCTGGTGTTCATAATAGGGCCCTTAAAATACGCGTTGAGCTCGTTGAGCTTGCTCTGCTTGGCTTTTGTGAGCTCATCAGCCTTTTTATTTGAGTACCAGGAGTATGCGGCAAAAGAGGCTATTAGAATGATGATAACGAGAATCGAGGCGCCTATGATGATCCTCTTTCTCCTCTCACGCTCCCTAATATTGCTGAGACGTCTTACGCGGCGTGGGGGTCTTGCCTTGGGTGAAGGTCCAGGGGTAGGAGTCGGGGGAGCCTCGGGCTCGGCACTCGTTGCCTTACCCAGCTCTCTCAATCTTCGAATTTTGGCTTCTATATCCTCAGCCACCGTTAACACCACCGTAGGGGTTATCGTAATACCCTTTCTTTAAGTCAATTAGCTTTTTGAACTTCAATCTTTATTTAGATTTCGGTGAGAGAAATGGAAAAACTAGAGATTCGCGTTGTGGAAATCCGGGGAAAATGTCCTGTCTTTCGGGTGGGGGACAGGATAGTGATCGAAGGACCGGCGATAAACCTCAAAGAGACCGATGCCGTGTGCACCCACGCCTTTGCTTCCTTCCTCCCCTACATAGTTGCCCTCCGAAAGGGTATTAAGCCGAGTGAGTTAGGCCTCGGTGGGCGGGATAAGGCCTACGTTCAGTGCCTCGATCCCGGGCCGCCCTACACGGACGGCGGGACTGTGATCTTTGAGATAACGGTGGTGCGAGATGAAGGCGAGAAAGGCATGGCGAGTGGTGAGGGAGGTAGTGGATGAGGCTGACATCGTCGTTGAGGTAGTTGATGCTCGTGATCCAATTGGAACGAGGAACAGGAAGCTCGAGAGGCTGATCCAAGAAGAAGGAAAGCCCCTGCTCATAGTCATGAACAAGGCTGACCTAGTCCCCAAGGAGTGGGCTGAAGAATACAAACGGAAGAGCGAGATCCCGGTCGTTTTCATCTCCGCTAGGGAGAGGAAGGGAACGGGAATACTAAGGAGGGAGATCAAAAAGCTCGCAAAACCTTTCCTCGACGAGAAAGAACGGGTTAAGGTGGCCCTCATAGGCTACCCGAACGTCGGCAAAAGCACGATAATCAACACCCTGAAGGGAAGGAAAGCCGTAAAAACTGCACCGATTCCGGGCTACACGAAGGGAAAGCAGTTGATAAGGCTGAGCAAGAAAATATGGCTTCTAGACAGCCCTGGTGTTATTCCGATAGATGATTTCGACGAGCTGGTCATCAGGGGCGGCTTTCCCGCTGACAAGATAGAAGAACCCGTAAAACCGGCGGTAAAGCTCATCGGGAGAATCCTCGAAACTAGGAAAGAGGCCATAACGGAGAAGTTTGGGATAGAGGAGTTCGAGAGCGAGGAGGACATCCTGAGGAGGATAGGCGAGAGAAGGGGCCTTATAAAGGCGGGCGGTGAGGTTGACATAGAGGAAACGGCCAGATGGTTCCTCCGCGAATGGCAGACCGGAAGGTTCACTCTCTTTGGGAACGAGGAGGAAAAGAAGAGGGATTTCCTCTGGGACTTTGAGGACATCCTCGACGGAATAGAAAAGGACCTCCTTCTCGACCCTAGGAGGATTCTGTGGAAGTACGGAGACGAGCTGAGGGCGAAGTTCGACGGCCAGAAACGCGTTGGAATCCGGGAGATTGAGGGCTTCACCGTTGGCATAGCAACTGGCTTCAAGAAGTGCGACGGGGGGATAAAGCTCTTGGAGGAGCTGACCGGGAAGCACGTTCTGGCGAGCGAGTGCTTTGGGAAGAAGTGGAAAGGTGTAGTGGCGGTGATGGAGTGATGAGACTCTTACTCACAACCTCCCAGGGAATTGAAGACCTAGCCGCAAGAGAGATCACCTCGCTGATGGAGGGGCTTGGAGTTCCGTTTCGAGTGGAGGAGAAGCCCTTAGGTGTTGAGGGAAGACTGCTCCTTGAGGCTGGTGAAGCCTATTACACCGATGAGAAGGGCAGAAAGAGGGAGCTGAGCATAGCAACCTACCTCAACGAGAACTCGAGGCTCCTCCACAGGGTTATCCAGGAGATAGCAAGAGAGAGGTTTGAGGGAATTGAAGAGGAAGAACCTGAAACTGCCCTCAGGAGGATAGAGGACTTCGTTTCAGGGCTTCCGGTGGAAAGGTACGTCAAGACGAGTGAGCCCTTTGCAGTGAGGCCCTTCAGGAAAGGCGAACACAGGATAACGAGCCTCGACATCTCAAGAACCGTTGGAAAGGCCATCTTTGAGAGATTGGAACGCTTCGGGACTCCAAAGGTGAACCTCGACCACCCGGCGGTGATATTCAGGGCGGAGCTTGTTGGGGACGTCTTCTTCGTCGGAATAGACACCACTGGTGACAGTTCACTCCACAAGAGGCCCTGGCGCGTCTACGACCACCCTGCGCACCTGAAGGCGAGCATAGCCAACGCACTCATAGAGCTGGCAGAGCCAGACGGAGGGCCCTTTATGGACCCCTTCTGCGGGAGCGGGACTATTCCGATAGAGCTCGCCCTCAGAGGGTACCAGGGAAGGATAATCTGCCTGGAGAAGTACCGCAGGCACCTGCGGGGGGCCGAGATGAACGCCCTGGTAGCCGGAGTTCATGATAGGATGGAGTTCGTCCTCGGAGATGCGACGAGGCTGAGCGAATACGTTGAGAGCGTAGACTTCGCCGTTAGCAACCTTCCCTACGGCCTGAAGATAGGGCGGAAGAGCATGATACCCGGGCTCTACCGGGGGTTCTTCAGCGAGCTCGCCAAAGTCCTCGAGAAGCGTGGAGTTTTCATAACGACCGAAAAGAGGGCAATAGAGGAGGCCATAGCCGAGAACGGGTTCGAAATAGCTCACCACCGGCTCATCGGCCACGGAGGACTGATGGTGCATACCTATGTAGTCAAGTGATTCCTTTGCGAACTTGTAGGAAATCGTAATTCCTGGAGTGACTCAGCACAGTATAGATCCCTCGCTTAAAACGTCGAACTCCACCTTTCCTATCCCCTCTATCCACGCCTCCACGTGGTCTCCGTGCCTGAGCGGGCCGACGCCGGCCGGCGTTCCTGTGGCTATTATATCCCCCGGTTCCAGCGTCATCACCGAGCTTATGTACTCTATCAGCTCCGGGACTTTAAATACCATCTCGCTCGTCCTTCCAAGCTGTCTCAGCTCTCCATTAACCTTGAGGCCGATTTCAAGGTCATCTATCTTTAACTCGCGCTTATCAACGACCCTAGGCCCGACGGGGGCGAAGGTATCGAAGCCCTTCGCTATCGTCCAGGGAAGGCCCTTTTTCCTTGCCTCTGCCTGGAGATCGCGAGCGGTAATGTCGAGCATTATGGTGTAGCCTATGACGTAGTCCATCGCCTTCTCAGCAGGAACGCGCTTTGTCCTCTTTCCTATGATGACAGCCAGTTCGACCTCGTGGTCAACGCGCTTGCTCATCCTGGGAAGGATTATCGGGTCTCCAGGGCCTATTAGGGCGCTCGGCGGCTTGAGGAAGAAGACCGGCTTCTCTGGAACGTCGCTTTTCATTTCCTTTGCGTGCTCCTCGTAGTTTTTGGCCAGCGCTACTATCTTGCTCGGCCTGAGTTCGTAAAAGCCGTCGCGGAAGGGGAGGCGGAGCATTTCTGCAGCACCGTCAGTCCTTGGCCTTCGAGGTATAAAACTTTAGTTGCGTCAAGCTGAAATAGAGAAAAAGGGAGTAAATCAGTCTACCTTCACTGCCACGTCGTTTACTCTTGATTCCCTGTTCACGTTTGCCATAACTTCCTCGGGGTCAATGACGATCTTAACCGGTTTGCCCGGCAGTTCAAGGCTTACTGTGGCAGTACCGTTCACCCAGATTCTCTCGTCCAAATATTCACCGTTTTCCAGGTAGATTCTGATCGGAACTGGCATCGTGAAGTTGTTGGCGTCGGTTATGGTGAAAGTTAGGTTATATCCGCCTCCGTTCTCCGAGATTTTCAGCTGGGTAACTTTGTAATCGGGCAGTGCAATACTGTTGATCCACTCATCAAAGAACCAGTCGAGGTCCTTGCCACTCGCTTTTTCGAAACTCTTTTGAATATCTGTGAGGGTGTACTCCTTTCCATGACACCGTTCGAGGAGGGTATGGATTCCTTTTGAAAACGTCTCATCGCCGAGGAGGTACTGAAGGGAGCGCAGGAAGAAGTTGACTTTCTGGTAAATAACCACGCTAACACTCATGTTGAGAGCATGTTGTCCTGTTTCCGTCAGCTTATAAGCCTCGTTGATACTAATCGTTCCGTATTTTTCGATGTTATCCTCTTGTCTTTTGAGATAAAGCTTCCCCCAGGGGGTAAACCTCTGAATGGCCAAGGTTTCAAAGTACGTGGCAAAGCCCTCGTTAAATGGGCTCTCCCCAACATAACCTGCAAACCAGAGGTGGGCAAGCTCATGGGGTAAGCTATTCGGTTTTCTTTCATATAGAATTCTGATATTGCTCCTTCCACCGATGATAATAATGCCCATTTCTGGTTCTGGTGCAAAGGAACGACTAAAGTCCGGGTTGAACACTATATAAGTGCTGTTAACGGGCCTAACCCCCGTAATGTTGTAGTATAAGCCTATCGCTTGTTTTATGAGGGCTATTGTCTTGTTCCACCCCTCCGGTACGTACTGACTGGAGGCCAGGTAAACGGTGACGTTGATGCCACTAACGCTGAACTTTTCCGAGACTATCTCACCCCTCCGGATGAA encodes the following:
- a CDS encoding DUF515 domain-containing protein; its protein translation is MAEDIEAKIRRLRELGKATSAEPEAPPTPTPGPSPKARPPRRVRRLSNIRERERRKRIIIGASILVIIILIASFAAYSWYSNKKADELTKAKQSKLNELNAYFKGPIMNTSYGAAKYNELKREIVTASSVDQVRAIDIKSAYQQVYQKYQQELEEKRKQEELRILNQAKEKKKEEIELAFQPLLSQPLPDEVRSHALQVKESLIDQVESANSVADVNGTDPTPYLLQLWREYYDYKVDSISGDYVVLEFNRAKRIYTKEQAKAVIGSIMNYTKLMGYRVDEVKFVKMALLLTRDRVVGGFLEPGAKVMIFAQNLTGKRYLQIADFGYVDTVLLPADAGIINLNEQQGSSSSSSSSSSSSSSSSSQNSANAGDTTVSTGGSSSSSSSSSQSYTDSSSASYYYSVDLGEIMKAISSGKIQGSEEALKQLKNYGDNLLALEKTLQLQNVPNGVPFLVIVEVPSVYVPDVLTHLNTVYIGEIVEEKT
- a CDS encoding TIGR04076 family protein, producing MEKLEIRVVEIRGKCPVFRVGDRIVIEGPAINLKETDAVCTHAFASFLPYIVALRKGIKPSELGLGGRDKAYVQCLDPGPPYTDGGTVIFEITVVRDEGEKGMASGEGGSG
- a CDS encoding GTPase, coding for MKARKAWRVVREVVDEADIVVEVVDARDPIGTRNRKLERLIQEEGKPLLIVMNKADLVPKEWAEEYKRKSEIPVVFISARERKGTGILRREIKKLAKPFLDEKERVKVALIGYPNVGKSTIINTLKGRKAVKTAPIPGYTKGKQLIRLSKKIWLLDSPGVIPIDDFDELVIRGGFPADKIEEPVKPAVKLIGRILETRKEAITEKFGIEEFESEEDILRRIGERRGLIKAGGEVDIEETARWFLREWQTGRFTLFGNEEEKKRDFLWDFEDILDGIEKDLLLDPRRILWKYGDELRAKFDGQKRVGIREIEGFTVGIATGFKKCDGGIKLLEELTGKHVLASECFGKKWKGVVAVME
- the trm14 gene encoding tRNA (guanine(6)-N2)-methyltransferase codes for the protein MRLLLTTSQGIEDLAAREITSLMEGLGVPFRVEEKPLGVEGRLLLEAGEAYYTDEKGRKRELSIATYLNENSRLLHRVIQEIARERFEGIEEEEPETALRRIEDFVSGLPVERYVKTSEPFAVRPFRKGEHRITSLDISRTVGKAIFERLERFGTPKVNLDHPAVIFRAELVGDVFFVGIDTTGDSSLHKRPWRVYDHPAHLKASIANALIELAEPDGGPFMDPFCGSGTIPIELALRGYQGRIICLEKYRRHLRGAEMNALVAGVHDRMEFVLGDATRLSEYVESVDFAVSNLPYGLKIGRKSMIPGLYRGFFSELAKVLEKRGVFITTEKRAIEEAIAENGFEIAHHRLIGHGGLMVHTYVVK
- a CDS encoding fumarylacetoacetate hydrolase family protein — protein: MLRLPFRDGFYELRPSKIVALAKNYEEHAKEMKSDVPEKPVFFLKPPSALIGPGDPIILPRMSKRVDHEVELAVIIGKRTKRVPAEKAMDYVIGYTIMLDITARDLQAEARKKGLPWTIAKGFDTFAPVGPRVVDKRELKIDDLEIGLKVNGELRQLGRTSEMVFKVPELIEYISSVMTLEPGDIIATGTPAGVGPLRHGDHVEAWIEGIGKVEFDVLSEGSILC
- a CDS encoding M1 family aminopeptidase, whose translation is MKTKAVVALLVALLVVVSGCIGGGTQEKSTPSATSQPHEQSETQTTSSAPTNTQREAQDQTNLKTVNFSELFSKVIQLSLNPTVIEKGNLTIEYDGKRIHGRYDFVISNLSESVFYLGAMGLPDDPTALILNVSIEGTPLNLSRLKGYRAGSEEVYGTRIKPSYLIVYEIPVDSSKSSIKGTITYSLKYPLFLDDFWQYAGSPIMGFSITNSKSFGLNLTYSLPEGYSLVIPGYGVLTGSGRISGDRLMDSLHCSFIRRGEIVSEKFSVSGINVTVYLASSQYVPEGWNKTIALIKQAIGLYYNITGVRPVNSTYIVFNPDFSRSFAPEPEMGIIIIGGRSNIRILYERKPNSLPHELAHLWFAGYVGESPFNEGFATYFETLAIQRFTPWGKLYLKRQEDNIEKYGTISINEAYKLTETGQHALNMSVSVVIYQKVNFFLRSLQYLLGDETFSKGIHTLLERCHGKEYTLTDIQKSFEKASGKDLDWFFDEWINSIALPDYKVTQLKISENGGGYNLTFTITDANNFTMPVPIRIYLENGEYLDERIWVNGTATVSLELPGKPVKIVIDPEEVMANVNRESRVNDVAVKVD